The window GAGTACGAAGGCCCAGACGTTGGCCCAGGACTGGCCGCCGAGCTGTGACATGCCGGGGACGTCGGCGATGTAGGCGGTGGCCATGGTCTCGGCGAGGCCGAGGACGACGCCGCCGATCATGGCTCCGTAGATGTTGCCGATGCCGCCGAGGACGGCGGCGGTGAAGGCCTTGAGGCCGAGGATGAAGCCCATGCGGAAGTCGATCTGGCCGTACTTGAGGCCGTAGGCGAGGCCTCCGACGGCGGCGAACGCGGCGCCGAGGGCGAACGCGACCACGATGATGCGGTCGGTGTTGATGCCCATGAGCTTGGCGGTGTCCGGGTCCTGCGCGGTGGCCTGCATGCCGCGTCCGGTCCGGGTCTTCATGACGAAGTAGGCGAGGACGGCCATGCTGATGGGGGCCGCGACGAAGAGGAAGACATCACCGGTCTGGATGGTGACGCTGCCGATCTCGAAGGGGCCGCCTTCGATCTGCGGGAAGGTCCGCGCCGACTTGGCGTTGGGGTACCAGGCCCATACCGCCTGCTGGAGGGCCAGGGAGAGGCCGATGGCGGTGATGAGGGGGGCCAGGCGTGGTGCGGTGCGCAGGGGGCGGTAGGCGAACCGTTCCGCTCCGACTGCGACGGTGACGGCGACGAATATGGCGCCGACGAGCATGAGCGGCAGGGCGATCCACATGGTGGTGCCGTTGGGGAGTACGTACAGATAGACCGTGAGCGCGCCGAAGGCCCCGGTCATGAAGATCTCGCCGTGGGCGAAGTTGATGAGCTGGACGATGCCATAGACCATCGTGTAGCCGATGGCGACCAGCCCGTACATGGATCCCAGTAGCAGGCCGTTGACCAGCTGCTGCGGCAGTTCGTTCACCGCATGTCCTCCGAGCGTTCGGATAGTCGAGGGAAGTGACCGGATGCGAGTCCGCGCGGGGCGCTTGTGGTGCAGCGCCCCGCGCGGCTCATTGATTGGTGCGGGTGTGGATCAGCCCGTGTAGGTGCCGGACTTGACCGCCTTCCAGGTCCCGCCCTCGACGGAGTAGACGGTGAGCTGCTTGTTGGTGGCGTCGCCGTACTCGTCGAAGGCGACCTTGCCGGTCACTCCGTCGAAGGTGACACCCTGCATGGCCTCGGTGACCTTGGCGCGGGCGTCGTCCGGAAGCTTGCCGTCGTTGTCCTCGACGACCTTCTTCACGGCCTCGATGATCGCCCAGGCCGAGTCGTAGGAGTAGCCGCCGTACGCCTCGTAGGCCTCCTTGTAGCCCGCGGCCTTGTAGCTGGCGACGAACTCCTTGGCGGAGGGGAGGTCCTCGACGGGCGCGCCGACCGAGGTGGCGAGGTCGCCGGTGCCGCTGGCGCCGGCCAGCTTGATGAAGTCGGCGCTGTAGATGCCGTCACCGCCGACGAGCGGGATCTTGGCGCCCGCGGCCTTGATCTGCTTGCTGAGCGGGCCGGCCTGCGGGTACTCGCCGCCGTAGTAGACGACGTCGGCACCGGAGCTCTTCACCTGCGTGGCGACGGCGGAGAAGTCCTTGGTGTCGGGGTCGATGTGCTGCGTACCGACGACCTTGCCGCCGAGCTTCTTGAACTCGTCGGTGAAGGTGGCGGCGAGGCCGGCACCGTAGGTCTTCTTGTCGTCGATGACGTAGACGCTCTTCTTCTTGGCGTCGTTGTAGACGTACTGCGCGGCGAACGGGCCCTGGATGGCGTCCGTGGTCGCGGTGCGGAAGTACGACTTGTACGGGCGGGCCTTCTCGCCGCCGTTCCACTTCGTGCCCTGGGTCAGGGCCGGGTTGGTGTTGGCGGGGGAGACCTCGACGAGCTTGGCGTCGTCGAAGACCTTCTGCATGGACTCGGCGACCGAGGAGTTCAGCGGGCCGACGACACCGAGGACGTCCTTGTCGGCGACCAGCTTGGTGGCGTTCTGCTGGCCCGAGGAGGGCTGCGCCTGGTCGTCGAGGGCCTCGACCTTGAAGGTGACGCCTTCGACGGTCTTCTCCTTGTTGGCCGTCTTGGCGGCGAGGTCCACGGAGTTCTTGATTCCGAGGCCCAGCGCGGAGAGGTCGCCGGTCAGCGGGGCGTCGACGCCGATGACGACGGTGGTGCCACCGCCGTTCGAGTCCGAACCGCCGCCGTCCTCGTCGCGCGAGCCGCAGGCGGTGAGGGTGAGTGCTCCCGCCGCCAACGCGGCGGTGATGGCGATGAGCGAACGTTGACGCACGATCAGCAGTCCTTTCCCTGGCACGGCCCTTCCTCGTGGAACGGGCCGAGTCGAGCGCTGGGCCGAAAATAATTCGAATCCGATGGCGCGGTGACTGGCCGTGACTCTAAGCGTGTCGGGGGAACGTGGAGGAGAGTCTGACTCATGCTGTGACGCTCTTGTTATGACACGAGGTAATGCAGAGCGGTACTCAGTGGGTGGATGGGCAGAATTCCGGCCGATTCGTCCCGTCCACATAGTGAGAACCTGCAGGACGCGCCGCGGTCATTTCAGGAGCGTCCTACCGTTTTGGTGATGACCGGGAGTCGTTGCTGCAGGCTACTTGCAGGGCTCCTGAGAGGTCGTGCGCATATCGCTCACCCAGGATGAAGCTGTGGTCTTCTATTGCACGCGTATTACGCAGAGTTACGTCCAGGAAAGGCAGAGCGGCGTTTGACGGCACATTCGCGCATTCCGTGACATGCATCGTGACGACGATCTTGTGGCCGAAACCGGGCTTGGTCCGGAACGGCGGGCGTGGGACCGATGTCAGCGAGAGGGTCGCGTAGGGCTGCGAGATGCGCACGATGGTGATCGTGGGTCCGGACTGCGCGGTGACCTGCACCGCGAAGCTGAAGCTTCTGCTGGGAGCGTCTGCGGGCGGGCCCTCCGTGCCGAGGTAGGTGACGGTCACCGCCTGGGACGGGTAGGGCGCTTCGGGCGGTGGCGGATCGTGGGGCCGGGTCGCGAAGAGGTAGCCGCCGCCCGCGACGACGGCGACCGCGGTGGCGGAGGCGAGCACGACACGGCGACGCCGCGCGTACAGGCTGGTCAGACGCTCGCGCGGGGACCCGGGGAGGAGTCGCGGGGCCGGTTCGACGGTGTCCCACGCGCGCGTGCCCTCGCCCGGCTCGACCGGACCGACGCCGCTCAACTCCAGGGCCCTCCCGTCGGATCGCCGTCGCGGTACCGCTTCGCGCAGCGTTCGCGCGCGTCGCGGTCGATCAGTTCCCGCGCCGCCTGTTCGCCGGAGCGCTTCTTCTCGGCCCGGGCCGCGTCCACGACCTCCATCAGGATCTCGTACTGCCCGTTGGACAGGCCCATCGACTGATAGTCCCCGTAGGTGTCGCTGTCCAGCACCTTCCGCGACCAGTGGGCGACGATCCGGGCGCACAGGTCCTCGGGAGGCGTGGCGGGCGGTGACGACGGAGTACCGGAGGCGGCCCCCGTGCCCGCCGCCTCGCCCCGCGGGCCGGACTCGCCGCATCCGGTGGCCAGCGCGCCGGTCAGGAGCGCCAGCGCAAGCACCGGCCCCCGCCAGGGGGCCCCACCCGTTCCCATCCCATGACGCTATGCCGCCCGGTGCCCGGGATCAACGCCGCCCGCGGACAAGGGTTTTCCGGTGGGTCAGTTCGTCGCGTTGACGCGCGCCGCGTCGCTCGGATTCACATCGCGCAGCATGCACGTCAGCCGCGCGCTGCACACCCGCTTGCCGTCCTCGTCACTGATCACGATCTCGTACGTGGCCGTCGAGCGGCCCCGGTGCAGGGGCGTGGCCACTCCGGTCACCAGGCCGGAACGGGCGCCCCGGTGGTGGGTGCAGTTCAGGTCGACGCCGACGGCGATCTTGGAGCTGCCGCCGTGCAGCATGGCGCCGACCGAGCCGAGTGTCTCGGCGAGCACGGCGGAGGCGCCGCCGTGCAGGAGCCCGTACGGCTGGGTGTTGCCCTCGACCGGCATGGTGCCCACCACGCGGTCCGCGGAGGCCTCGACGACCTGGACGCCCATGCGCGTGCCGAGGTGTCCGGCGGAGAACATGGCGACCAGGTCCACGCCGAGCGCCGCGTACTCGTCGATGACCTCTTGCGGGAACTTCGCGTGGTGCTGCTCGCCCATGGGTTCTGCTCCTTCGTCGTCGATCACGCCGCCCGAGCGGCCGCGCTCGCTAAGCGAACGCTCAGTTGGCTGCCGATTGTTCCAGACGTACGACGACGGACTTGCTGGCGGGCGTGTTGCTGGTGTCGGCGGTGGCGTCCAGCGGCACCAGGACGTTCGTCTCCGGGTAGTACGCGGCCGCGCATCCGCGGGCCGTCGGGTAGTGCACGACCCGGAAGCCGGGGGCGCGCCGCTCCACGCCGTCCTTCCACTCACCGACCAGATCGGTGTACGAGCCGTCGGCGAGGCCGAGCTCGCGGGCGTCCTCGGGGTTGACGAGGACGACCCGCCGGCCGTTCTTGATGCCCCGGTAGCGGTCGTCCAGGCCGTAGATCGTGGTGTTGTACTGGTCGTGCGAGCGCAGCGTCTGCAGAAGGAGCCGGCCCTTCGGGAGCCTCGGGTACTCGACGGGCGCGGCCGTGAAGTTGGCCTTGCCGGTGGCGGTGGGGAAGCGTCGCTCGTCGCGCGGGGCGTGCGGCAGGGCGAAGCCGTTCGGGTCGGCCACGCGCGCGTTGAAGTCCTCGAAGCCCGGGATCACCCGCGCGATGCGGTCGCGGACGGTCGCGTAGTCCTTCTCGAACTCCTCCCAGGGCGTGCGGGATCCGTCGCCGAGGACGCGGCGGGCGAGGCGGGCCACGATGGCGGGCTCGGACAGCAGGTGCTCGCTCGCGGGCTCGAGGCGCCCGCGTGAGGCGTGCACCATGCCCATGGAGTCCTCGACGGTCACGAACTGCTCGCCGCTGCCCTGCAGATCGCGCTCGGTGCGGCCGAGGGTCGGCAGGATCAGGGCGCGCGCGCCCGTGACGGCGTGCGAGCGGTTGAGCTTCGTCGACACGTGCACGGTGAGGCGGGCGCGGCGCATGGCCGCCTCGGTGACCTCGGTGTCGGGCGAGGCCGACACGAAGTTGCCGCCCATCGCGAAGAAGACCTTCGCCTTGTCGTCACGCATCGCGCGGATGGCCCGTACGACGTCGTAGCCGTGTCCGCGCGGCGGGGCGAAGCCGAACTCCTTCTCCAGGGCGTCCAGGAAAGCGGGCGCGGGGCGCTCGAAGATGCCCATCGTGCGGTCGCCCTGCACGTTCGAATGACCGCGCACCGGGCACACGCCCGCGCCCGGGCGGCCGATGTTGCCGCGCAGCAGAAGGAAGTTGACGACCTCGCGGATGGTCGGCACGGAGTGCTTGTGCTGGGTGAGCCCCATCGCCCAGCAGACGATGGTGCGCTCGGAGGCGAGGACCATGCGCAGGGCCTCGTCGATCTGCTCGCGCGTGAGGCCCGTCGCGGTGAGCGTCTCGTCCCAGTCGGCGGCGCGGGCGGCCTCGGCGAACTCCTCGTAGCCGTGGGTGTGTTCGCCGACGAACCTCTCGTCGACGGCACCCTCCGTGTCGAGGATCAGCTTGTTCAGGAGGCGGAAGAGGGCCTGGTCGCCGCCGATGCGGATCTGCAGGAACAGGTCGGTGAGCGCGGCGCCCTTGAACATGCCCTGGGGGGTCTGCGGGTTCTTGAAGCGCTCCATGCCCGCCTCGGGTAGCGGGTTCACCGTAATGATCCTCGCGCCGCCCGTCTTCGCCTTCTCCAGGGCGGAGAGCATGCGCGGGTGGTTCGTGCCCGGGTTCTGCCCGGCGACGATGATCAGGTCGGCCTTGTAGAGGTCCTCCAGGAGGACGCTGCCCTTGCCGATGCCGATCGTCTCGTTGAGTGCGGAACCCGACGACTCGTGGCACATGTTGGAGCAGTCCGGCAGGTTGTTCGTGCCGAACTCGCGGGCGAACAGCTGGTACAGGAACGCCGCCTCGTTGCTCGTGCGCCCCGAGGTGTAGAACAGCGCCTCGTCGGGGGAGTCGAGGCCAGTGAGCTCCTCGGCGACGATGTCGAAGGCGCGCTCCCAGGGCACCGCCTCGTAGTGGTCGGCGCCCTCCGCGAGATACATGGGCTGGGTGAGACGGCCCTGCTGGCCCAGCCAGTAGCCGCTGCGGGTCGCGAGATCGGCGACCGTGTGCGCGGCGAAGAAGTCCGGGGTCACACGGCGCAGGGTGGCCTCCTCGGCCACCGCCTTCGCGCCGTTCTCGCAGAACTCCGCCGTGTGCCGGTGCTCCGGCTCGGGCCAGGCACAGCCGGGGCAGTCGAAGCCGTCCTTCTGATTGACCCGCAGCAGCGTCAGCGCCGTGCGCTTCACACCCATCTGCTGCTGGGCCATGCGCAGGCTGTGCCCGACCGCGGGCAGTCCGGCGGCGGCGTGCTTCGGGCCGGCGACCTGCGGCGCGTCCTGAACCGGATCACTCTGGGGCGGCTTGCCGGCCATCTCGGCCTCCTCTTCGAGCACACGTATGAGGTACGCCTTCGATCCTCCCACGTGGTGGTGACAACGATCGCGGCCCGTCCGGGGCGATGATCGTGCGCGGTGTGAAAGTTGTGACGGACCACGGCGCGAGGGCGGTCGTGGAGGGCGGGGCGGGTCCGACTGTCAGTGGGGCGTGGCAGGATCGGGGGCGTGGCAGATTCAGCATCGAAGAAGACCGAGAACACCTCCGGCGGCGGACGCCCGCGGCTGATGCTCATGGACGGGCATTCGCTGGCGTACCGAGCGTTCTTCGCGCTGCCCGCGGAGAACTTCACGACGGCGACGGGCCAGCCGACGAACGCGATCTACGGCTTCGCGTCGATGCTCGCCAACACGCTGCGCGACGAGGCGCCCACGCACTTCGCGGTGGCGTTCGACGTCTCGCGCAAGACCTGGCGCTCCGAGGAGTTCACCGAGTACAAGGCGAACAGGTCGAAGACCCCGGACGAGTTCAAGGGCCAGGTCGAGCTGATCGGCGAGCTCCTCGACGCGATGCACGCCGAGCGGTTCGCCGTGGACGGCTTCGAGGCGGACGACATCATCGCCACGCTCGCCACCCAGGCCGAGGCCGCGGGTTTCGAGGTGCTGATCGTCACCGGCGACCGCGACTCCTTCCAGCTGGTCTCCGAGCACACCACCGTGCTCTACCCCACGAAGGGCGTCTCCGAGCTGACGCGGTTCACTCCGGAGAAGGTCTTCGAGAAGTACGGCCTGACGCCCGCGCAGTACCCCGATTTCGCGGCCCTGCGCGGCGACCCGTCCGACAACCTGCCGGGCATCCCCGGGGTCGGCGAGAAGACCGCCGCGAAGTGGATCAACCAGTTCGGGTCGTTCGCGGAGCTCGTCGAGCGCGCCGACGAGGTCAAGGGCAAGGCCGGGCAGAACTTCCGCGACCACTTGGACGCGGTCAAGCTCAACCGCCGCCTCACGGAGATGGTGCGTGACGTCGAGCTGCCGAAGGCGGCCGCCGACCTGGAGCGCGCTCCTTACGACCGCACGGCGGTCGCGATGGTCCTGGACACCCTGGAGATCCGTAACCCCTCGCTGCGGGAGCGGCTGCTGGCCGTCGACCCCGGGGCGGAGGAGGCGGACGCCGGTCCGCCGGCCGCCGCGGGCGTCGCGGTGGACGGCACGGTCCTCGGCGCGGGCGAGCTGAAGCCGTGGCTCGCCGAGCACGGCACCGCGGTCCTGGGCGTCGCCACGGTCGACACCTGGGCGCTCGGCACGGGCTCGGTCGCCGAGGTCGCCCTCGCCGCGGCCGGCGGCGCCGCCGCGTGGTTCGACCCGTCCCAGCTGGACGAGGCCGACGAGAACGCGTTCGCGGCCTGGCTCGCCGACCCCGACAAGCCCAAGGTGCTGCACAACGCGAAGGCCGTGATGCGGGTCTTCGCCGAGCACGGCTGGAGCATCGAGGGCGTCTCCATGGACACCGCGCTCGCCGCCTACCTCGTCAAGCCGGGCCGCCGCTCCTTCGACCTGGACGCACTGTCCCTGGAGTACCTCGGCCGTGAGCTGGCGCCCGCCGCCACGGCCGACGGGCAGCTCGCCTTCGGCGCCGACGAGGGCGCCGAGGCCGACGCGCTGATGGTGCAGGCCCGCGCGATCCTCGACCTGGGCGAGGCCTTCACCGAGCGCCTGAAGGAGGTCGGCGCGGCCGACCTGCTGCGTGACGTGGAGCTCCCCACCTCCGTGCTCCTGGCCCGCCTGGAGCGGCACGGCATCGCGGCCGACAGGGCCCACCTGGAAGCCATGGAGCAGATGTTCGCGGGCGCCGTCCAGCAGGCGGTGAAGGAGGCGCACGCGGCCGCCGGGCACGAGTTCAACCTCGGCTCGCCCAAGCAGCTCCAGGAAGTCCTCTTCGGTGAACTGGGCCTGCCCAAGACGAAGAAGACGAAGACCGGCTACACGACGGACGCCGACGCGCTCGCCTGGCTGGCCGGCCAGACCGACAACGAACTGCCGGTCATCATGCTCCGCCACCGCGAGCAGGCGAAGCTCCGCGTCACCGTCGAGGGTCTGATCAAGACGATCGCCGCGGACGGCCGCATCCACACCACGTTCCACCAGACGGTGGCCGCGACGGGCCGCCTCTCGTCGCAGGACCCGAACCTGCAGAACATCCCGGTCCGCACCGAGGAGGGCCGCGCGATCCGCCGCGGCTTCGTCGTCGGCGAGGGCTTCGAGTCCCTCATGACCGCCGACTACAGCCAGATCGAACTGCGCGTGATGGCCCACCTCTCCGAGGACGAGGGCCTCCTGGAGGCCTTCACCTCCGGCGAGGACCTCCACACCACCGTCGCCTCCCAGGTCTTCTCCGTCGAGGGCACGGCCGTCGACGCGGAGATGCGCCGCAAGATCAAGGCGATGTCGTACGGCCT is drawn from Streptomyces liliifuscus and contains these coding sequences:
- a CDS encoding PaaI family thioesterase; the protein is MGEQHHAKFPQEVIDEYAALGVDLVAMFSAGHLGTRMGVQVVEASADRVVGTMPVEGNTQPYGLLHGGASAVLAETLGSVGAMLHGGSSKIAVGVDLNCTHHRGARSGLVTGVATPLHRGRSTATYEIVISDEDGKRVCSARLTCMLRDVNPSDAARVNATN
- a CDS encoding Tat pathway signal sequence domain protein; the encoded protein is MSGVGPVEPGEGTRAWDTVEPAPRLLPGSPRERLTSLYARRRRVVLASATAVAVVAGGGYLFATRPHDPPPPEAPYPSQAVTVTYLGTEGPPADAPSRSFSFAVQVTAQSGPTITIVRISQPYATLSLTSVPRPPFRTKPGFGHKIVVTMHVTECANVPSNAALPFLDVTLRNTRAIEDHSFILGERYAHDLSGALQVACSNDSRSSPKR
- a CDS encoding FdhF/YdeP family oxidoreductase, coding for MAGKPPQSDPVQDAPQVAGPKHAAAGLPAVGHSLRMAQQQMGVKRTALTLLRVNQKDGFDCPGCAWPEPEHRHTAEFCENGAKAVAEEATLRRVTPDFFAAHTVADLATRSGYWLGQQGRLTQPMYLAEGADHYEAVPWERAFDIVAEELTGLDSPDEALFYTSGRTSNEAAFLYQLFAREFGTNNLPDCSNMCHESSGSALNETIGIGKGSVLLEDLYKADLIIVAGQNPGTNHPRMLSALEKAKTGGARIITVNPLPEAGMERFKNPQTPQGMFKGAALTDLFLQIRIGGDQALFRLLNKLILDTEGAVDERFVGEHTHGYEEFAEAARAADWDETLTATGLTREQIDEALRMVLASERTIVCWAMGLTQHKHSVPTIREVVNFLLLRGNIGRPGAGVCPVRGHSNVQGDRTMGIFERPAPAFLDALEKEFGFAPPRGHGYDVVRAIRAMRDDKAKVFFAMGGNFVSASPDTEVTEAAMRRARLTVHVSTKLNRSHAVTGARALILPTLGRTERDLQGSGEQFVTVEDSMGMVHASRGRLEPASEHLLSEPAIVARLARRVLGDGSRTPWEEFEKDYATVRDRIARVIPGFEDFNARVADPNGFALPHAPRDERRFPTATGKANFTAAPVEYPRLPKGRLLLQTLRSHDQYNTTIYGLDDRYRGIKNGRRVVLVNPEDARELGLADGSYTDLVGEWKDGVERRAPGFRVVHYPTARGCAAAYYPETNVLVPLDATADTSNTPASKSVVVRLEQSAAN
- a CDS encoding branched-chain amino acid ABC transporter permease — its product is MNELPQQLVNGLLLGSMYGLVAIGYTMVYGIVQLINFAHGEIFMTGAFGALTVYLYVLPNGTTMWIALPLMLVGAIFVAVTVAVGAERFAYRPLRTAPRLAPLITAIGLSLALQQAVWAWYPNAKSARTFPQIEGGPFEIGSVTIQTGDVFLFVAAPISMAVLAYFVMKTRTGRGMQATAQDPDTAKLMGINTDRIIVVAFALGAAFAAVGGLAYGLKYGQIDFRMGFILGLKAFTAAVLGGIGNIYGAMIGGVVLGLAETMATAYIADVPGMSQLGGQSWANVWAFVLLILVLLFRPQGLLGERVADRA
- the polA gene encoding DNA polymerase I, producing the protein MADSASKKTENTSGGGRPRLMLMDGHSLAYRAFFALPAENFTTATGQPTNAIYGFASMLANTLRDEAPTHFAVAFDVSRKTWRSEEFTEYKANRSKTPDEFKGQVELIGELLDAMHAERFAVDGFEADDIIATLATQAEAAGFEVLIVTGDRDSFQLVSEHTTVLYPTKGVSELTRFTPEKVFEKYGLTPAQYPDFAALRGDPSDNLPGIPGVGEKTAAKWINQFGSFAELVERADEVKGKAGQNFRDHLDAVKLNRRLTEMVRDVELPKAAADLERAPYDRTAVAMVLDTLEIRNPSLRERLLAVDPGAEEADAGPPAAAGVAVDGTVLGAGELKPWLAEHGTAVLGVATVDTWALGTGSVAEVALAAAGGAAAWFDPSQLDEADENAFAAWLADPDKPKVLHNAKAVMRVFAEHGWSIEGVSMDTALAAYLVKPGRRSFDLDALSLEYLGRELAPAATADGQLAFGADEGAEADALMVQARAILDLGEAFTERLKEVGAADLLRDVELPTSVLLARLERHGIAADRAHLEAMEQMFAGAVQQAVKEAHAAAGHEFNLGSPKQLQEVLFGELGLPKTKKTKTGYTTDADALAWLAGQTDNELPVIMLRHREQAKLRVTVEGLIKTIAADGRIHTTFHQTVAATGRLSSQDPNLQNIPVRTEEGRAIRRGFVVGEGFESLMTADYSQIELRVMAHLSEDEGLLEAFTSGEDLHTTVASQVFSVEGTAVDAEMRRKIKAMSYGLAYGLSAFGLSQQLNIDAGEARALMDTYFERFGGVRDYLRRAVDEARATGYTATLFGRRRYLPDLNSDNRQRREAAERMALNAPIQGTAADIVKIAMLNVDRALREADLKSRMLLQVHDEIVLEIAPGERAKTEELVRHEMANAVHLRAPLDVSVGSGADWESAAH
- a CDS encoding branched-chain amino acid ABC transporter substrate-binding protein, with protein sequence MRQRSLIAITAALAAGALTLTACGSRDEDGGGSDSNGGGTTVVIGVDAPLTGDLSALGLGIKNSVDLAAKTANKEKTVEGVTFKVEALDDQAQPSSGQQNATKLVADKDVLGVVGPLNSSVAESMQKVFDDAKLVEVSPANTNPALTQGTKWNGGEKARPYKSYFRTATTDAIQGPFAAQYVYNDAKKKSVYVIDDKKTYGAGLAATFTDEFKKLGGKVVGTQHIDPDTKDFSAVATQVKSSGADVVYYGGEYPQAGPLSKQIKAAGAKIPLVGGDGIYSADFIKLAGASGTGDLATSVGAPVEDLPSAKEFVASYKAAGYKEAYEAYGGYSYDSAWAIIEAVKKVVEDNDGKLPDDARAKVTEAMQGVTFDGVTGKVAFDEYGDATNKQLTVYSVEGGTWKAVKSGTYTG